A genomic window from Plasmodium malariae genome assembly, chromosome: 10 includes:
- the PmUG01_10054000 gene encoding Plasmodium exported protein, unknown function, which yields MKFCMSNICDKTRNKELNRNKILNIKYSRLLSSEIRASLEDKHKCLKEKIYDLKGKSIASFEKKPYALKQYNFFQEEDNESIYNDTYQEELNYFMPRKKPQKIGASNVKNNLKEKSPTLKHYNNIQNNKNIHKSLKKLYSENDSSLDNISSSNKRNCIINKDKINFSVKYDHKHPLRSVILFFFTLIIALALLPLTVIFVFYSYNGECQE from the exons atgaaattttgtatg TCAAATATCTGCGATAAAACTCGGAACAAGGAATTGAACAGAAATaagatattaaatattaaatatagcaGATTGTTAAGCAGTGAAATAAGAGCATCGCTGGAAGATAAacataaatgtttaaaagaaaaaatatatgatttaaaaGGAAAGAGTATTGcatcatttgaaaaaaaaccATATGCATTAAAgcaatataacttttttcaaGAAGAAGATAATGAATCAATATACAATGATACGTATCAAGAAGaattgaattattttatgccACGTAAAAAACCTCAAAAAATTGGAGCTTCTAACgttaagaataatttaaaagaaaaatctcctacattaaaacattataataatattcagaacaataaaaacatacacaaatctttaaaaaagttatattcaGAGAATGATTCATCTTTAGACAACATCAGCTCAAGTAATAAACGtaattgtattattaataaagataaaattaattttagtgTAAAATATGATCATAAACATCCATTAAGATctgtaattttgtttttctttacttTAATTATAGCACTTGCGCTTTTGCCGTTAACTGtgatttttgttttttattcttataacGGAGAATGCCAAGAATAA